The following proteins come from a genomic window of Malus sylvestris chromosome 4, drMalSylv7.2, whole genome shotgun sequence:
- the LOC126617821 gene encoding 7-deoxyloganetic acid glucosyltransferase-like, translating to MYVDMEQQQQNSHVVLLPLPSQGHFTPMLSLAQLLCHAGIHVTFLITKHSHSLFTQRDALSARFPTLHFESIPDGFPPDHGRKFSALHEVGASLRSTIKPFLRELLISLTKKDDETSNDGSTRRRLPPLRCMVIDGIFMCFAIDVAEEVGIPIFALRTTSACSFWCYTCIPDLIQQGQLPFQDEDMDQPIRDIPGMESLLRRRDLPSFCKMPIDHPTFKFFVEEFEAITRVSALILNTFDDLESPILSHIATRFPKIYTLGPFHALLKSRIGDDLSSSASSLRHQDRRCMTWLDSQQLRSVIFVSFGSLVKLTRVQLLEFWHGLIDSGKPFLWVIRPDMLWNEQEAHATSVKLEVGTKEKGFIAEWVPQEEVLAHKAIGGFLTHSGWNSTIEGIWAGVPMLCWPQIADQPVNSRWVGEGWKIGLDMKDTCDRSTVEKMVRALMEEGDRSAQIFKSVDTFAKLARHAVNEDGSSYKNLEKLIEDVKKL from the exons ATGTATGTGGATATggagcaacaacaacaaaattcacACGTAGTATTGCTGCCCTTACCATCACAAGGGCACTTCACTCCCATGCTAAGTTTGGCACAGCTGCTCTGCCACGCTGGCATCCATGTCACCTTCCTCATCACCAAGCACAGCCACAGTCTCTTCACCCAGCGCGACGCCCTCTCTGCCCGCTTCCCAACCCTCCACTTCGAGTCTATCCCTGACGGCTTCCCACCGGACCACGGACGCAAATTTTCTGCCCTACACGAAGTGGGTGCGTCGCTTAGGTCCACAATTAAGCCGTTTCTGCGCGAACTGCTCATCTCCCTAACCAAAAAAGACGACGAGACGTCTAATGATGGCTCTACTCGCCGGCGGCTTCCTCCTTTGCGTTGTATGGTAATAGATGGGATATTTATGTGCTTTGCAATTGATGTGGCTGAGGAGGTGGGAATTCCCATATTTGCCCTTCGCACAACAAGCGCTTGCAGCTTCTGGTGTTATACATGCATTCCCGACCTCATTCAACAAGGCCAGCTTCCCTTCCAAG ATGAGGACATGGATCAGCCGATTAGGGATATTCCGGGGATGGAAAGTCTTTTGAGACGTCGAGATCTACCGAGTTTTTGCAAAATGCCAATCGACCATCCAACTTTTAAATTTTTCGTGGAAGAGTTTGAGGCCATTACTCGAGTTTCTGCTCTCATACTCAACACCTTCGATGACCTCGAGTCCCCAATACTCTCCCACATCGCCACTCGctttcccaaaatttacacctTAGGCCCTTTCCATGCTCTTCTCAAATCTCGCATAGGAGACGATCTATCATCCTCCGCTTCCTCCTTGCGCCACCAAGACCGACGTTGCATGACTTGGCTTGACTCCCAACAATTGCGGTCCGTTATTTTCGTCAGCTTTGGGAGTTTGGTAAAGCTAACACGTGTCCAGTTACTTGAGTTTTGGCACGGTCTAATCGACAGTGGCAAACCCTTTTTGTGGGTAATACGGCCGGATATGCTTTGGAATGAGCAAGAAGCGCATGCAACTTCGGTAAAGTTAGAGGTTGGTACTAAAGAAAAGGGGTTTATAGCGGAGTGGGTTCCACAAGAAGAGGTATTGGCCCACAAAGCTATCGGAGGGTTTTTGACCCATAGCGGCTGGAACTCGACGATTGAGGGCATTTGGGCGGGAGTTCCAATGCTTTGTTGGCCTCAAATAGCAGACCAACCAGTGAATAGTAGATGGGTTGGTGAGGGTTGGAAGATCGGGCTCGATATGAAGGACACGTGTGATAGGTCTACGGTGGAGAAGATGGTAAGAGCACTGATGGAAGAAGGTGATCGAAGCGCGCAGATTTTCAAGTCGGTGGATACGTTTGCAAAGTTGGCTCGCCATGCAGTTA